In Calliopsis andreniformis isolate RMS-2024a chromosome 6, iyCalAndr_principal, whole genome shotgun sequence, a single genomic region encodes these proteins:
- the Pch2 gene encoding pachytene checkpoint 2 protein isoform X1, whose translation MEGSDVLHVEICQNIDSMLSKDEIEKLVYAEINALEDIILDTVMYGQDLSNNTLKMHVDSIICSSSYGERSHMKVQGASLKFHVYRLTQENAATETMQNDSENLPVSSHWILPAKEFHYLWETLYFDSHIKEDLLHFVETSMVFSDHNVNSNIISWNKVVLLHGPPGTGKTSLCKALAQKIAIRLGDRFTHGEFVEINSHSLFSKWFSESGKLVMKLFNEVKSLLENSQALVCVLVDEIESLAHVRKACTNGVEPTDSIRVVNALLTQLDQIKQYSNVLILTTSNLSEAIDLAFIDRADIKQYIGHPTYQAIYKIYASCLKELMRVKLMESEEIFDLSHLKKRGYEENPNTKNSIKLMELSQESVGLSGRILRKIPFLAHAFYLRTKKCTLTRFLRAMHLAVTRQKEEETEDIIEAIQNLEYL comes from the exons ATGGAAGGATCAGATGTTCTACACGTGGAAATCTGTCAAAATATCGACAG CATGTTGTCTAAAGATGAGATTGAAAAATTAGTATACGCAGAGATAAATGCACTCGAAGATATTATATTGGATACTGTTATGTATGGACAAGATCTCTCAAACAATACTTTAAAAATGCATGTCGATTCTATAATATGTTCTTCAAGTTATGGAGAG AGAAGTCACATGAAGGTACAAGGGGCTAGTTTAAAGTTTCATGTATATAGATTAACACAAGAGAATGCAGCAACAGAGACAATGCAGAATGATAGCGAAAATTTGCCAGTATCTTCGCATTGGATTTTACCTGCTAAAGAATTTCATTATCTGTGGGAAACCTTGTACTTTGATAGTCACATAAAAGAAGAT TTATTACACTTTGTGGAGACGTCAATGGTATTTTCAGACCACAACGTGAATTCTAATATCATAAGCTGGAATAAAGTAGTATTATTGCATGGGCCACCAGGTACTGGTAAAACAAGCTTGTGCAAAGCCCTTGCCCAAAAGATAGCTATCCGTTTAGGTGATCGTTTCACGCATGGTGAATTTGTTGAAATAAACAGTCATAGTCTGTTTTCAAAGTGGTTCTCAGAG AGTGGAAAATTAGTTATGAAACTATTCAACGAAGTAAAAAGTCTTCTGGAGAATTCACAAGCACTGGTTTGCGTCCTAGTGGATGAAATAGAATCTTTAGCACATGTTCGTAAAGCATGTACCAATGGAGTAGAACCTACTGATTCTATAAGAGTGGTAAATGCTTTGTTAACACAGCTGGATCAAATAAAACAATACTCAAATGTGTTAATTCTGACAACTAGTAACTTGTCAGAGGCCATTGATTTAGCTTTCATTGATAGAGCAGACATAAAACAATATATTGGCCACCCGACTTATCAAGCCATATACAAAATTTATGCTTCGTGTCTCAAAGAATTAATGAGA GTAAAACTTATGGAATCTGAAGAAATCTTTGACTTATCCCACTTAAAGAAACGGGGTTACGAAGAGAACCCTAACACAAAGAACAGTATTAAACTAATGGAACTCAGTCAAGAAAGTGTTGGTCTCAGTGGACGAATTTTGAGAAAAATTCCATTCTTAGCACATGCATTTTATTTGAGAACAAAAAAATGCACTTTGACTCGATTTCTAAGAGCCATGCATTTAGCTGTTACAAGACAGAAAGAAGAAGAAACTGAAGATATTATTGAAGCAATACAAAATTTGGAATACCTGTAA
- the Pch2 gene encoding pachytene checkpoint 2 protein isoform X2, translating into MLSKDEIEKLVYAEINALEDIILDTVMYGQDLSNNTLKMHVDSIICSSSYGERSHMKVQGASLKFHVYRLTQENAATETMQNDSENLPVSSHWILPAKEFHYLWETLYFDSHIKEDLLHFVETSMVFSDHNVNSNIISWNKVVLLHGPPGTGKTSLCKALAQKIAIRLGDRFTHGEFVEINSHSLFSKWFSESGKLVMKLFNEVKSLLENSQALVCVLVDEIESLAHVRKACTNGVEPTDSIRVVNALLTQLDQIKQYSNVLILTTSNLSEAIDLAFIDRADIKQYIGHPTYQAIYKIYASCLKELMRVKLMESEEIFDLSHLKKRGYEENPNTKNSIKLMELSQESVGLSGRILRKIPFLAHAFYLRTKKCTLTRFLRAMHLAVTRQKEEETEDIIEAIQNLEYL; encoded by the exons ATGTTGTCTAAAGATGAGATTGAAAAATTAGTATACGCAGAGATAAATGCACTCGAAGATATTATATTGGATACTGTTATGTATGGACAAGATCTCTCAAACAATACTTTAAAAATGCATGTCGATTCTATAATATGTTCTTCAAGTTATGGAGAG AGAAGTCACATGAAGGTACAAGGGGCTAGTTTAAAGTTTCATGTATATAGATTAACACAAGAGAATGCAGCAACAGAGACAATGCAGAATGATAGCGAAAATTTGCCAGTATCTTCGCATTGGATTTTACCTGCTAAAGAATTTCATTATCTGTGGGAAACCTTGTACTTTGATAGTCACATAAAAGAAGAT TTATTACACTTTGTGGAGACGTCAATGGTATTTTCAGACCACAACGTGAATTCTAATATCATAAGCTGGAATAAAGTAGTATTATTGCATGGGCCACCAGGTACTGGTAAAACAAGCTTGTGCAAAGCCCTTGCCCAAAAGATAGCTATCCGTTTAGGTGATCGTTTCACGCATGGTGAATTTGTTGAAATAAACAGTCATAGTCTGTTTTCAAAGTGGTTCTCAGAG AGTGGAAAATTAGTTATGAAACTATTCAACGAAGTAAAAAGTCTTCTGGAGAATTCACAAGCACTGGTTTGCGTCCTAGTGGATGAAATAGAATCTTTAGCACATGTTCGTAAAGCATGTACCAATGGAGTAGAACCTACTGATTCTATAAGAGTGGTAAATGCTTTGTTAACACAGCTGGATCAAATAAAACAATACTCAAATGTGTTAATTCTGACAACTAGTAACTTGTCAGAGGCCATTGATTTAGCTTTCATTGATAGAGCAGACATAAAACAATATATTGGCCACCCGACTTATCAAGCCATATACAAAATTTATGCTTCGTGTCTCAAAGAATTAATGAGA GTAAAACTTATGGAATCTGAAGAAATCTTTGACTTATCCCACTTAAAGAAACGGGGTTACGAAGAGAACCCTAACACAAAGAACAGTATTAAACTAATGGAACTCAGTCAAGAAAGTGTTGGTCTCAGTGGACGAATTTTGAGAAAAATTCCATTCTTAGCACATGCATTTTATTTGAGAACAAAAAAATGCACTTTGACTCGATTTCTAAGAGCCATGCATTTAGCTGTTACAAGACAGAAAGAAGAAGAAACTGAAGATATTATTGAAGCAATACAAAATTTGGAATACCTGTAA